A window of Spirochaetota bacterium contains these coding sequences:
- a CDS encoding LamG-like jellyroll fold domain-containing protein produces MQKKRSVAIIAFWCIIMAMPLAADTLQGPYLAWDLDELDGIAMKAKSPTGRSFAAAVMGNAVLAEGKFGKALQFDGASTYAVVTLGKREQVLLNQGDFAVMLWVNPDSVTGRRPLIVKRTSNNATSLALTIRGKLFVFEACDKNGKWSYICNSERTTIAPGVWTHCAAVIEEGKQVKLYINGALVKTHPVTAPLAFNNENMQIGKDVWGGDPESAKTPGFFAGRIDEIRFFPRALSAAEIASAAAGTAELSSENVFTEPAAVEAPSPWIAERGSLPNFMQTLAAGTPARIMYLGGGVTEHADSPYPGYAARTTQYLRKIFPKAQLTENNQGIARTASWAGACRTYDDIINYGPHVPIGLVVIEFASEDASEPEERVLAAMEGIVRQIRSRTPKADIMFAYSFSPSDIDAYRKGGIPKSVQWHERIAEQYGIPSVNMGMYAAQRSGVLPANFFARGALPSELGCAAYAESMAQFFDRCKDRPAKMSADTLRTALAPYSMERGRVEPYAKAAIETGWLDWQESPVARFYHVVRSEEPGPALTFRFQGDRIGIFGVAGPDSGDLEYSVNGGAWTLKKIFDRSAAGYRTYAELFAEHLDPLATNTIALRVASAIPEGSTGRWARIAFFLVNGAAVYDDPFKNMTPLEKIDAIYASMKPVSYIAPADRWARIPRTMKRLQDGGTVRIVMLGDSIVNDTSSSLYEHLLMRMYPKCTVEKITSVRGSTGCWWYKDENRVNDYVLKHKPDLLMIGGISQRDDVASIRDVIKQVRAAIDVEVLLMTGAFGNTDPRTDTSWTFTVDPKGTNYRSALMKLASEENAEYIDMTGPWGQYIRENDALGAFKRDRVHANDRGKQILGRILERYFSPK; encoded by the coding sequence ATGCAGAAAAAAAGAAGTGTAGCGATCATTGCATTCTGGTGCATCATAATGGCCATGCCTCTGGCTGCTGATACACTGCAAGGTCCGTATCTCGCCTGGGATCTGGACGAGCTTGACGGCATCGCAATGAAGGCAAAGTCGCCGACCGGACGCTCCTTCGCTGCCGCGGTCATGGGGAACGCCGTTCTGGCTGAAGGCAAGTTCGGCAAAGCGCTGCAATTCGACGGTGCATCGACCTATGCCGTTGTCACGCTCGGAAAGCGGGAGCAGGTGCTGCTCAATCAGGGGGATTTCGCCGTCATGCTGTGGGTGAACCCGGACTCGGTCACCGGCAGGCGTCCGCTCATCGTCAAACGTACATCCAATAATGCGACAAGTCTCGCACTGACGATACGCGGAAAATTGTTCGTGTTCGAAGCATGCGACAAGAACGGCAAATGGTCATATATCTGCAATTCAGAAAGGACGACGATCGCGCCGGGTGTGTGGACGCATTGTGCGGCGGTCATCGAGGAAGGGAAGCAGGTGAAGCTCTATATCAATGGAGCGCTTGTCAAAACACATCCGGTCACCGCTCCCCTCGCATTCAATAATGAGAACATGCAGATCGGGAAGGATGTCTGGGGCGGTGATCCGGAATCGGCGAAGACACCGGGATTCTTCGCAGGGCGCATCGACGAGATACGATTCTTTCCACGGGCGCTTTCCGCTGCTGAGATCGCATCCGCTGCTGCCGGTACTGCGGAACTCTCCTCAGAGAATGTATTCACTGAGCCGGCCGCCGTCGAAGCGCCGAGCCCGTGGATCGCGGAACGCGGCAGTCTTCCGAATTTCATGCAAACCCTCGCGGCCGGTACCCCGGCCCGTATCATGTATCTCGGCGGCGGTGTGACGGAACATGCAGACAGCCCGTACCCGGGATATGCAGCACGGACAACACAGTACCTGCGAAAAATCTTCCCGAAGGCGCAGCTCACCGAAAACAATCAGGGTATTGCACGGACCGCATCATGGGCCGGCGCATGCCGCACGTATGACGATATCATCAATTACGGTCCGCATGTCCCCATCGGTCTTGTCGTGATCGAGTTCGCATCGGAGGATGCCTCCGAACCTGAAGAACGGGTCCTCGCCGCGATGGAGGGTATCGTTCGGCAGATACGCAGCAGGACGCCGAAAGCGGATATCATGTTCGCCTACTCGTTCTCGCCGTCCGACATCGATGCGTACCGGAAAGGCGGTATCCCGAAAAGCGTGCAATGGCATGAACGCATCGCCGAACAGTACGGCATACCGAGCGTCAACATGGGAATGTATGCCGCGCAGAGATCCGGCGTTCTCCCCGCAAACTTTTTCGCACGCGGCGCGTTGCCGTCGGAGCTCGGTTGTGCGGCCTATGCGGAATCGATGGCGCAGTTCTTCGATCGCTGCAAAGACCGTCCCGCGAAAATGTCCGCCGACACGCTTCGCACTGCGCTCGCGCCATACTCCATGGAACGCGGGCGGGTTGAACCGTATGCAAAGGCGGCGATAGAGACCGGCTGGCTTGATTGGCAGGAGAGCCCCGTCGCCCGATTCTATCACGTCGTGCGCAGCGAAGAGCCCGGGCCGGCACTTACGTTCCGATTCCAGGGCGATCGGATCGGCATATTCGGGGTTGCGGGGCCGGACAGCGGCGACTTAGAATACTCTGTCAACGGCGGTGCATGGACACTGAAAAAGATATTCGACAGATCGGCGGCGGGATACAGGACATACGCCGAGCTCTTCGCCGAACATCTTGATCCATTGGCAACGAACACGATCGCGCTGCGTGTCGCCTCGGCGATCCCCGAGGGAAGCACGGGACGCTGGGCACGGATTGCGTTCTTTCTCGTCAACGGTGCCGCGGTGTACGATGACCCGTTCAAGAACATGACGCCGCTCGAGAAGATCGACGCGATCTATGCATCAATGAAGCCGGTATCATATATCGCGCCTGCCGACCGCTGGGCGCGCATACCGAGAACGATGAAGCGCCTGCAGGATGGGGGCACAGTGCGCATCGTCATGCTCGGGGACAGCATAGTCAACGACACATCGAGTTCACTGTATGAACACCTGCTCATGCGGATGTACCCGAAGTGTACCGTGGAGAAGATAACGTCCGTCCGAGGAAGCACCGGATGCTGGTGGTATAAGGATGAGAACCGCGTCAATGACTATGTACTCAAGCACAAGCCGGACCTCCTCATGATCGGCGGCATAAGCCAGCGTGACGATGTCGCTTCCATACGCGACGTCATCAAACAGGTGCGCGCAGCCATTGACGTCGAGGTGTTGCTCATGACCGGTGCGTTCGGCAATACCGATCCGCGTACCGATACATCATGGACATTCACCGTGGACCCGAAGGGGACGAATTATCGAAGCGCTCTCATGAAGCTCGCTTCAGAAGAGAACGCGGAATACATCGATATGACCGGTCCGTGGGGGCAGTATATACGCGAGAACGATGCGCTCGGGGCGTTCAAGCGCGATCGTGTCCATGCGAACGACCGCGGGAAACAGATACTCGGGCGCATCCTTGAACGATATTTTTCACCGAAATAG